Genomic segment of Acidobacteriota bacterium:
GCCGTTCTCCAATTCGCGTTTGACACGCAGGCTGCCGTCATTGACTTCGACATCCATCACGATGGTGGCGTGCGGCAGGCCGAGCAATTCCGCCGCAATCACGCCGGTTTGCGCGTAGCCGTAATCGTCCGATTGCAAGCCGGTCAGCAGCAGATCGAAGCCTTCCGCTTTGGCCGCCGCCGCAATCACGGAGCTGATGCCGAAGGCGTCGAGGCCGTCAAACGCGGTGTCTTCCAGAAGCAAGCCGCGATCAGCACCGCGCGCGAGGGCTTCTTTGATGACGGTCTGGACGCGCTGGGGCCCCAGCGAAAGCGCGATGACTTCGCCGCCGTGTTTCTCTTTGAGTTGCAGTGCGGCTTCCAACCCGTACTGGTCAGACTCGTTGATCTCGTATGTCAGGTCACGCTCCTGAATCCACGTGCCCTGTTCGTTGATACGCAGCACCGAATCGTTTTTCGGCACCTGCTTGAGACAGACGATAATTTTCATGACGACTCCCTGTCGCTGGTGAAAGTTGAATTGGGTTAGGATAAAGCCTGTGTAATGCCGGGTTGAATGAATGCTCATTCAGCCGCACTTTTATACTGTACGGCCTGGTTTTCGGCAAATCGTTATTCCTTCTT
This window contains:
- a CDS encoding electron transfer flavoprotein subunit beta/FixA family protein — its product is MKIIVCLKQVPKNDSVLRINEQGTWIQERDLTYEINESDQYGLEAALQLKEKHGGEVIALSLGPQRVQTVIKEALARGADRGLLLEDTAFDGLDAFGISSVIAAAAKAEGFDLLLTGLQSDDYGYAQTGVIAAELLGLPHATIVMDVEVNDGSLRVKRELENGFFQWVRMPSPAVLTIQSGINTLRYATLKGIMAAKKKEIKKLDAAALGLDATALAPRMAFRKVYVPQKSKQTQFLTGSASEVAAQLIEKLKNEARVF